CTGCTCCATCACGCCGATGAAGGCGTGCGGGAACCACTCGGTGGTCCAGGTGGGGGTCTCCCACTTGCCGCCGGTCGTCAGGTTCGAGGCGTAGGTGAGCGTCGAGGGGGAGCCGTCGGGCCAGCCGATCGTGCCCTTCGCGACCCCTTCCGTGCCCTCGACCCGCCACTTGATGAAGAAGTCGGACTCGAAGGTGTCGTCGCGCGGGCTGCCCCAGACGTCTTCGAGCGAGATCGCGAGCAGTCCGCTCGGGAACGTCAGCGTCGAGGCGACCACCCCGTCGGTGTGCTCGAATGCGGTACGGGGATCGGTGCGCACGGCGGTGTATATCTGCTCAGGCTCGCCGAAGAGGAAGCGGAGCGCGTCGAGGTGGTGCACGCTCATGTTCGCGAGCGTGAGCCGGTCGTACTCCTCGAGGAAGGTCTGCCAGTGCGGCACGGCCCGCATCTCGATCGTGGCGATCACGGGGGTGCCGAGTGCGCCCTGGTCGAGCAGCTGCGACAGCACCCGGATCGATTGGTCGTAGCGCATGTTCTGGTTGACGGAGAGCACCTTGCCGGCGGCGGCGGCCTCGTCGCGCAGGGCGCGGGCCTCGTCGAGCGTGAGGGCGAGCGGCTTCTGGGCGAGGATCCCCTTGACGTGCGGCTGCGCGAGCGCGTGGCGGATCAGAGCGGGCTGCTGATCCGGCGGGTACGCGATGTCGATGATGTCGATGCTCGGGTCCTCGATGAGCTCGGTCGGGGTGTCGTGCACGACCGGGATGCCGTAGCGCTCCGCGAGTGCCGCGGCCTTCGACGTCGTGCGCGAGGCGATGGCCGCGA
Above is a genomic segment from Leucobacter rhizosphaerae containing:
- a CDS encoding Gfo/Idh/MocA family protein — protein: MDFNGEIGLEPDVTIRTREFRIGAIGAGMIMADVHLEAYRQAGFTVAAIASRTTSKAAALAERYGIPVVHDTPTELIEDPSIDIIDIAYPPDQQPALIRHALAQPHVKGILAQKPLALTLDEARALRDEAAAAGKVLSVNQNMRYDQSIRVLSQLLDQGALGTPVIATIEMRAVPHWQTFLEEYDRLTLANMSVHHLDALRFLFGEPEQIYTAVRTDPRTAFEHTDGVVASTLTFPSGLLAISLEDVWGSPRDDTFESDFFIKWRVEGTEGVAKGTIGWPDGSPSTLTYASNLTTGGKWETPTWTTEWFPHAFIGVMEQLQYALATGTAPALSVADNVQTMALVEAGYRSIAENRPVRLDEFAE